The following are encoded together in the Gadus chalcogrammus isolate NIFS_2021 chromosome 2, NIFS_Gcha_1.0, whole genome shotgun sequence genome:
- the lpar2a gene encoding lysophosphatidic acid receptor 2a isoform X2, giving the protein MQVTENIGAWNACDYSHDVAFFYKLVDKRISKSWTQRDHLVIGLGLSVCLVVVLSNLMVMVAIFINRRFHFPIYYLLANMAAADLFAGVAYANLMLNTGPWTALLSKEKWFLRSALVDISLTASVANLLAVAVERHQTVVAMQLHSRMSKRRVVLLIVCIWAAAGAMGLVPSMLWNCECDLASCSTIAPLYSRRFLVFWAAFNLLAFGVMAAVYGRIFVYVRRQSRGVSRHTSDAAQGQRMVVNLMKTIAMVLVAFVICWTPGLLTLLLEGLLGKDSHAHAYEKYCLVIAECNSLVNPIIYSLRDEEMRGTFKWILCGRRDGRACTAMPVAPPAVQYCAPQLEVASKSRVSRKVGRPGLRAI; this is encoded by the exons ATGCAGGTCACCGAAAACATTGGCGCCTGGAACGCCTGCGACTACAGCCACGACGTGGCCTTCTTCTACAAGCTGGTGGACAAGCGGATCAGCAAGTCCTGGACGCAGCGCGACCACCTGGTGATCGGCCTGGGCCTCAGCGTGTGCCTGGTCGTGGTCCTCTCCAACCTCATGGTTATGGTGGCAATATTCATCAACCGCCGCTTCCACTTCCCCATCTACTACCTGCTGGCCAACATGGCAGCTGCCGACCTGTTTGCGGGTGTGGCCTACGCCAACCTCATGCTCAACACGGGCCCTTGGACCGCGCTTCTCAGCAAGGAGAAGTGGTTCCTGCGCAGCGCGCTGGTGGACATTAGCCTCACGGCCTCGGTGGCCAACCTGCTGGCGGTTGCGGTGGAGCGGCACCAGACGGTGGTGGCCATGCAGCTGCACAGCCGCATGAGCAAGCGGCGCGTTGTGCTGCTCATCGTGTGCATctgggcggcggcgggcgcCATGGGCCTGGTGCCCTCCATGCTGTGGAACTGCGAGTGCGACCTGGCCAGCTGCTCCACCATCGCACCGCTATACAGCCGCCGCTTCCTGGTGTTCTGGGCGGCGTTCAACCTGCTGGCCTTCGGGGTCATGGCGGCGGTGTACGGGCGCATCTTCGTGTACGTTCGGCGCCAGAGCCGCGGCGTGTCGCGCCACACATCCGACGCGGCGCAGGGCCAGCGCATGGTGGTGAATCTGATGAAGACCATCGCCATGGTCCTGG TGGCCTTTGTAATCTGCTGGACCCCCGGGCTATTGACCCTATTGCTGGAAGGGCTGCTGGGAAAGGACAGCCATGCCCACGCCTATGAAAAGTACTGCCTAGTTATCGCGGAGTGCAACTCTCTGGTCAATCCCATCATCTACTCCCTTCGCGACGAGGAGATGCGCGGCACCTTCAAGTGGATTCTTTGCGGCCGACGGGACGGCCGCGCCTGCACCGCGATGCCGgtggcgccccctgctgtccAGTACTGCGCACCGCAGCTAGAGGTAGCCTCGAAGA GTCGTGTCAGTCGAAAAGTTGGACGACCGGGTCTTAGAGCCATCTAA
- the lpar2a gene encoding lysophosphatidic acid receptor 2a isoform X1: MQVTENIGAWNACDYSHDVAFFYKLVDKRISKSWTQRDHLVIGLGLSVCLVVVLSNLMVMVAIFINRRFHFPIYYLLANMAAADLFAGVAYANLMLNTGPWTALLSKEKWFLRSALVDISLTASVANLLAVAVERHQTVVAMQLHSRMSKRRVVLLIVCIWAAAGAMGLVPSMLWNCECDLASCSTIAPLYSRRFLVFWAAFNLLAFGVMAAVYGRIFVYVRRQSRGVSRHTSDAAQGQRMVVNLMKTIAMVLVAFVICWTPGLLTLLLEGLLGKDSHAHAYEKYCLVIAECNSLVNPIIYSLRDEEMRGTFKWILCGRRDGRACTAMPVAPPAVQYCAPQLEVVSVEKLDDRVLEPSKAEDHCQLLEKPRTTDPTVNGLTFERPITFKPCG; this comes from the exons ATGCAGGTCACCGAAAACATTGGCGCCTGGAACGCCTGCGACTACAGCCACGACGTGGCCTTCTTCTACAAGCTGGTGGACAAGCGGATCAGCAAGTCCTGGACGCAGCGCGACCACCTGGTGATCGGCCTGGGCCTCAGCGTGTGCCTGGTCGTGGTCCTCTCCAACCTCATGGTTATGGTGGCAATATTCATCAACCGCCGCTTCCACTTCCCCATCTACTACCTGCTGGCCAACATGGCAGCTGCCGACCTGTTTGCGGGTGTGGCCTACGCCAACCTCATGCTCAACACGGGCCCTTGGACCGCGCTTCTCAGCAAGGAGAAGTGGTTCCTGCGCAGCGCGCTGGTGGACATTAGCCTCACGGCCTCGGTGGCCAACCTGCTGGCGGTTGCGGTGGAGCGGCACCAGACGGTGGTGGCCATGCAGCTGCACAGCCGCATGAGCAAGCGGCGCGTTGTGCTGCTCATCGTGTGCATctgggcggcggcgggcgcCATGGGCCTGGTGCCCTCCATGCTGTGGAACTGCGAGTGCGACCTGGCCAGCTGCTCCACCATCGCACCGCTATACAGCCGCCGCTTCCTGGTGTTCTGGGCGGCGTTCAACCTGCTGGCCTTCGGGGTCATGGCGGCGGTGTACGGGCGCATCTTCGTGTACGTTCGGCGCCAGAGCCGCGGCGTGTCGCGCCACACATCCGACGCGGCGCAGGGCCAGCGCATGGTGGTGAATCTGATGAAGACCATCGCCATGGTCCTGG TGGCCTTTGTAATCTGCTGGACCCCCGGGCTATTGACCCTATTGCTGGAAGGGCTGCTGGGAAAGGACAGCCATGCCCACGCCTATGAAAAGTACTGCCTAGTTATCGCGGAGTGCAACTCTCTGGTCAATCCCATCATCTACTCCCTTCGCGACGAGGAGATGCGCGGCACCTTCAAGTGGATTCTTTGCGGCCGACGGGACGGCCGCGCCTGCACCGCGATGCCGgtggcgccccctgctgtccAGTACTGCGCACCGCAGCTAGAG GTCGTGTCAGTCGAAAAGTTGGACGACCGGGTCTTAGAGCCATCTAAAGCGGAGGATCACTGCCAGCTTCTGGAGAAGCCCCGAACTACAGATCCCACAGTAAACGGACTGACTTTTGAGAGACCAATTACTTTTAAACCTTGTGGTTAA